The sequence below is a genomic window from Serinus canaria isolate serCan28SL12 chromosome 4A, serCan2020, whole genome shotgun sequence.
ttgatttattattatatgatagataatacattaaaactatactaaaagaatagaggaaaggatttcactacaaggctaagctaagaatagaaaaggaatgaataacaaaggtcttctcccagaccgagaccggccggacaggtgaactgtcattggctcttaattggaatCAGCATGAGGAGGCCAAGcagagatttcccctgttgcatcccacagcagcagataagaattgtttacatttgttcctgaggcctctcagtttctcaggaggggaaaaatcctaaggaaaggatttttcataaaacatgttggtgacaccGGGATGTCTGTGAGCCCTGGGAACAAGAGGCTGTCTGGGACAGGCCAGGAGGGTCAGGACAAGGAGAGACCAGCCAGGGCAGaaaacagctgggaagggaTCTCTAAAGGACTCTGTGTTgtgcagctgccctgcacaTTGTGGAGTGACTCTTGGGGTACCCCAgatcattttaaaatgctcagtGAGTTTGGCCTTAGCTTCAGGAATGGAACCACTGCCATGAAGGATGAACAAAGCCGTGTAGGAAGTGTTGgattctgtggggtttttgagGGGCAGCCTGTAAATGTCCAGCTGAAGGTGTCTCCTGTTCCTACAGCAGGTCCAACCCCACCTGTGCCAGCCACAGATGACACAGTGTGCTCACTTTGACAGAAGGGTCAGGTCTGCCTTTTTTCATTTGCCATGTAATGCCATGAGGGAAGCTCAGAGGAAACACTTGAGAACTGCTTTTCAAAACCAAGTTCTTCTAGCAAATCAAGAGGCTGTTTTTCAAACAGttatttgctatttttagtTCCTGTTGTAATATCCACTTTTctagtttctctttttttatttttttttattttttgtaccAGAAGGAATAACAGtctcttaaaggaaaaaaattgatttctgaGGCCAGTCTTGGTTCTTAGAGCTAATCTTACTCAGTTTCTTCtacttcttttttgttgtttataaCAAGAAGTCTTCTCATGCAAAGCAAACATTTATGAAGATgtgtaaatatttcctttggaaatggaGGCTTTTAAACCAATTTCAGTGGAACTGGCTCACACTGATGTATCAGAGCAGAAACATCACACTGCATGCCTTGCTCAGACTGGGATATAGAACTGCACTCCGGGGCAGCCTTGCTAATTCAATTGTTTCACTTCTGTGCAGgctctctttaatttttttcttgattttttcaaattcttcatAAGAGGGAAGGCATCTTATCCCATTCTAAAGAATGTTCAATTCgcatgttttgaaaaatatctttttttaaatttggaatcagaaaactaaaaaagagAAGTATCAGGCAAAATGCAGAAAGGATCCCTTTAGCTGCAAATCCAGAACAGGAAAGAAGCAGTTTTGGGATGTTCCTTACAGGTGCACAAGAGCATGGTGGGAATGCACTCCAAGGACTCCTCACTCTCACCTTACTTAGCTCTTATCAGTCTGATAATGAACCAGCTGCATTCTTTTAGCTGGCTTTAACATGGAACACTTTAAACCAATATATGTTCATGATTTACCTCTTCTCTGACAATAtaaattcctgtattttctaTATCTAGCTATAATAAAAACAGGCagattataaattataaatttctgtattttctataACTAGCTATAATAAAAATAGGTagattataaattataaatttctgtattctctatatctatatataataAAAACAGGTAGATGATTATTATTGTGTCTTACCACTAGATGTGAAAATTAAAGAGAGAATTCAAGACAGACATCCAAATTAAAAGCAGTTTCATGCTTTTGACTTGGAAGTGATGGTGGTGCCATGAACAGCTGGAATGGCTGAGCCTGTGTGAAAGGGCTGTCTCCTCCTCTGCTAGGGGATGGCTtagcctttcctttcctcctggcCAAGATTTCCTCAGCAAAGAGGATCTTTCTCCTGACCAGAGGATCTTTCTCCTGACCAGAGGATCTTTTTGGAGCACGCTTCTGCTGCAGCACTCAGCATCAGGTCAGCACCAGACCCGAGAGCAGCCCAAGATGCTGTGTGCTCAGAAACCACGACTCAGTCCTCAAGAGATGCTTGACAGGTGCTGGAGGCAAATGTTGCTTTAGCTCccaaaaattgcatttgaagGAGTCTCTGGCCTAAGGGATGCTAAGCCTGTGCTTCTGCATATTTCAGTTCAGTTTGGAGCAGAGGCATTGCTGAGGACATTTTATGTCCTGTTCTATGAGAGATTTGTCCATTTCTATTAACTCTGGGGGTCTGAGAAATGGGAGAACGTCCTGTGTGTGTCTTGGTGGAATATGTGAGGCCTGGAGTGAGCATGTAACAcgttttatttcttttttgtctctgtCCTATCTGCTGACCTCCCTGTGTCTGGTACCCATCTCCCACCAGTGCCTGTCTTGCAAATGTTTCCTCTTCTAAGCAGAACacttcttcctgctctttctccaggTGCTCTTAATGCAGCTGAGCTTCTGCTGGAGCTTTGAGCCAGTTCTGAGGCAGCGGTGCCCCTTTGGatgaagaagcagaagcagcatcaTCCAGGAAACACCAAGGGGGATCAGAGTAGCTTGATCATTTCCTCAACCAGAGAAATCCCATCTGGAGGTAAAGGGAAGTTCCCAGCTGGCTCCTTTCCACAGTGACCACACACCCTCacaccctctgctccctctgtcccacccctcagcagctggaaacaaGAGGGTGCCGAGAGGAATTTTTAGACTTATGTGCAACTTCCATTTGACATCTCGGGCTCTCTAGCAGTAAACACAAATGAAAGTAAAACacctgcaaagaaaacaaggtTCTCAAGAGCCCCTTGAGAGCACCCAGGGCAAGCCCTGCTggaacagggctgggcagagcaatTGCTCAGGATTGTGCCATTCAGGTTTTGAGATTCTGTCTCCCCAGGATCGTTAAGGAGGTGTTAACATGACTGAACAGCTGCTACAACCAAGAAGCAATTACTGGTGCAGCAGGACATGGTTTGCTTAACAAGgccttcccatttttcctgatgactgctggaacagagcagggatttaggaggagcagaggaaacagAATTGGACTCTTTAAACAATTACAAACTCCTTTATCCCGTGTAGTGCCTGCACAATGCAGAACCCGAGCGAGTTCTCAGAAGAGATTTAGGGAAATGTTGAGTCTGGTGATGAGCAGCCCGTGCAAAATCTTCTCCCCAAatatcccagctggaattccaccAGGGAGCTCATCCCAACACTGCAGCATTTGGCGTGGAGGAGCAGATGTCCAttgctgctctgaaagcagcacGTGGGGCAGCCCTTGCTCTTGGATTTGTggctgtgctgttcctgcttggggagctgggagcacgTCTCTTCTGGTATTAGAGATAACAAACAGCTCTTAGCACTCAAGTTAAATTTAGGTCTTTGCATATTTAATAACTGTATGGgtttaaatatgcaaataatAACAATTAACTTATTCTGAATTTACTTCATCACTAAAATATTTGTACTCCAAACCTGGGATATTTTACAGGTTCTGAGATTGACTTTGCAGACAGCTTGTCAGTGAGTGGGGGTTACTTGCGTGGCCTGGTGAGATGTTTCTGACAATCTGTTGCCAGAATATCTGTCTATCAATAAGTTTATCAGCAGACTTCatttattaaagagaaaattagcAGctagctttgtttttcttttctgcttaagGAGTGGAATAAATTGTCAGTTGccttgttttgttgttgtatttcccctgtgtgtttgtggtgagttttggggtttttttcaccgCAGTATTTGCAGTTTGATTTGAATTACCCGAAggaataaattccattttcagtgaTGAGGATTAAAAGAGAGCATCAAGGTATTACTACAGTCAGACAACATCCACAGTGTCCTACATTAAGCATTCCCTGAAAGTAAAGATTTGCATGTTCCACGTTAATTATCCCACCTCTAACTGTACCCCCTTGCCATAATACCCTAATGAAAGTgctatttatattaataaagcATTTCACTCCTAGGAAGAGCCCATCACACGGGCCCTCACTCTGCACATGAACCCTCTGAAATGAcgaaggaagagaaggagctCTGCCCCAAGCAGACAGAGAGTGAGTGCCAGgcaagcccagcccagccccagtcacacctggctgcaggctgaggggcagatcccaccccagccagcctctcctcctccctcggGGCTGACCATTCTCTGTAGCCACTCAGTTAGCCTGTAAAATGAGCTCTGTTCCTGAGAATGTCAGTgactgggatttgggaatgctCTCATCACTGTGAACCCCAGTGCGTTTTCCATGGCAATTAAGGAGGCAGCAGAATTCTGGGACACCCCTGTTTGTCAGATTCTCATCCTCTGCACTTTACAGGAGACGTTAAAAAGCCCAGACTGTTGCACTTGGGAgggagaaatttatttttttttgccttttctcagtgggctggctgtgctggttgACACTTCTCAGTAATATTTAATCACGGTGTGGAGCTGATGCAGAGTGACTCCTCTGAAGCATCTCAGGCTGTCTCTTTAAAATAACCCTGtcacattttcataaacaaaaataGAGGTCAGATAATGTTACTTGTCAGGTCTGACTATGCCCTGGCTTTTATGAGAGAGTGTAGAGAGACCAATCTCAATAAGAGAAGAGCACTCTTGCATTTGAATTACATGCTTTTTGTCCTTCTCTTAGTTGAAAATCCTGCCTGCTTAATCTGGCAATAAATTAAGCACTGCTGTTCAAACCAGATTCTCTCTGAGACTGaaggagcagtgtccctgctaAGGAGGAATGATTGCAGTGGGCAGGTCTGGCTCATTCATCCTCACctcagctgagctccaggaCTCTGGATTTGGATCCCAAGCAGATTTAGATTCTCTTCCTGGTGAAGATCAGTCTCGACAAACATTGTCATTTTAGGATCCATGAAAAGATGGCTTGATctgcatttttcccttttccctgctcctttccccccTGGGCTGGCATCTCTTACCCGTGCTGCCCTCTGTCCTGTGCTCCTCCTGGATAAAGTCAGTGGCCAGgctcagcagggaaaaaagatatttgtattaaatacatatacatatataatacatttacatatacacatataatatgtatttacattaaatacatacatatataccCACCTATAAAATGAGATATATGCATCATGTATCTAGCAATTTTTAAtactcaaaattaatttcttaacaGGAAAGTAAAATTATCTAATAATATACTTTACTAAAGCTGTTCCATGGCAGCGAGCATGATTAAGAAAGAGCAGTTTTCATCctgtaaattatattttgaaattaaattttaataacaCAGTAATGCTGTCATTCATGTTTcctatatttttaataagtgaATTGATTACCTTTCAAATCTCGTATAAAACTGGATTTCTTTCCTATGACAAAACTGAAAGTAGTGCTTTTCccaaattattaaattatagAAATTAAGGGGAAATTCCTCAGAGATTTCATTTTCACTCCACATTTCATCTTCCCATTTGTGTTTATAGAGGTTTTCTCTGGCTCTTGTTTCTAAAATGAACCTCCTGGTGAACATTCATTACCATGAACCCATGTGAGCAGACATTTATTGACACTGTTAAAACAAGCTCAGTCCCTCCAAAAGAGAGCTGGGTTATACATTTTAATCTATTtacctttgtttttctgtccaAGCCAGTaaccagcctgagcagctctcTTCTGCTGGCTGTAATGACTCGAGTGGGAGAGCTGGgcaattatttcattaattccACTGAATATTAATGCAGGTGGttgccaaaatatttctgagctgCTTCAGTTCACTCCCCTTGTGGAGCTCACTCCCCTTGGAAACCCCTTCCCTCTCCAAGATCAGCACCTTCCCCTGAACAATGCACttatttctggtttattttgctttttgccacGTGGCATGAGGAGGAGTTTGCACTttttcctgccctcctgctttttaaaacagaattccTACAGACTGGGGGGTTTTATGTGGAATTGCATTGAGGAGAGCAAGGCCAGCATTGagggctgggacactgctggatTACCCCAGTTTCAGGGAGAATTCAGAGGAATTATGGACAATTTCTGgagccccatccatcccagctgggctgtgaggcACAGCTCTCTGTCCCCTGAGCAGGAACTCCCCCggggcagagctgcttttaAACATTATTAAACTAATTTTTCCTTAGTTCCCACCTGAGCCAAGCAGGCTCCACTGAGGAGCTCTCCCTTGTGCAGAATTAACTCCCACAGGCAGGGCCCTGTGTTGGCAGAATGGAAAAACCATCAGGACATCATTCCCAGGGGCACAAacctcactgccctgctctcccctgcctTCCACAGCAGTAGTGTTTGCttctaaacaaaaccaaaacctccaATTACTGGTACAAGTGGGTAGGAACACTCCCTAAACTGTAATTCTGGACCTTTGTCCAGGAGAAAATCCATCCAAAATCTTGTGGGTGGAAGAAATTTCACCTTGTGGGTGAGCTGTGCACAAAGAGCAAATTCAAGAATTAAGTGTTCTCTTAAAGATGAAGTGTTTGCTGGATATTAATGCTGCTATGGTGAGGTCCTGGTCTGAAAATGCaccctgcaaacaccacagaGCTCCTCTGGAAACCAGCAGAACTTTGGGAAGGGTCTGAGACAGAGAATTTCTTCCCCATGGCACTCAAAACAGCAGAAAgtggagcagaagaaaatctcagCTGTTCAAAAAGTGACTCCATATGGTTCCCAACAAATCTTGTGAGCTCAGATTTGGCTGATTCTAAAGAAAAGCATCTAAACAAAGCCTAAGGGAAAACACTGGAAGAAAAGTATTCAGTGGGAATGTGGGCAATTATTTGGGCATTATTTGGGCATTACAGAGCAGAGGTTaaactgctgctggcagcaggctggaggaAGGTAAGACCAGATCAGCTGTTGCATCTGCTCATTTCAATTAGCTGATTTTCCAAAGCACAGACTGATTGGGAGGATCAGTCTAAACATTATTTGCTACTTGGATCTGTAAGTTCCACAGCTGCCAGTAAATATTGCATTTTCTCAGCAGTTCAGTGTCTCAGAAATCCTCCCAGTGGTAAATTCTTTTGGAAAGGGAGTTTGGATTGTCAGGaacctcagagcagcagctctgaatcagccccagggatggggtgggatttCTCCAGGCTGCTTTTATCCTGTTTTTATCTTCCCTCCTAGGTCTGCAAGCACAATTCAGTTTCTCTGCCAGCTCACCCCTCGACCTTCTGCCGAGAATGACATTATAACACCAGCTCTGGTGACAGTTTGGGATGTGGATATTTATCCACTGAAGCTCTGGACCAAACCCAGCAATTCCCTGCATCCAGAGGATAAAAGGTGCCACTGGGCAGCTCTGACTTTCAGCCTTTGCTGTCTGGGGTCAGCAGGGAGCCAGTGACCTTTCCATGGATGACACCATGGCCTGTCAGAGAACTCTCATTTAAAATACTCCTCTAAAATTGATAAAGATACACCCTAATCACTAATCAAAGAACAGCTTTAATGCCTCGAAAATATGGAGCAAGCTGCAGCATCAGAATAAATTAGAACTGATTTTGAGCAGTCATTGAGGAAAGAGTTCAGGGGCCATGGCAGGAAGAGCCCTGGGACTGGGAGATCCATCACTaacccagcctgggagctcaCTCCTGCCatgctcccagtgcccatctgttggggaagatgaaacaggaaagccttacaaatatgattgcctggcaaaagattttgagaatatagaaactataagcgagattgaaatgaaagcaagctttgagatcccttagttactgaacaacgggaaaacaatggtgtggccggCTGAATGTAATCCCCTTTTGATGATACAagaccctctgcaagcaggcaggtctaagggtcagagcagaccctgccagcttggcagaaggggtccgaAGAGTAGTTTTTAGGAtttaaaatgtagcacaatatggtaatgtagtgattcttataggctgtatgtaaatgctataggatttgtatgctctactagattggttagtgagaatcagaatattcaacacagaagatgatttattgtattgtaacggGAACTTCGCTCTTCTCttgttctcttgcttttgctcttgctctcatactcttgctcttacttttctatgctcttagctcttgccttttacgttattaccctctcatcctctctcttctctcgggcctgctccgagctgcagctggcagctcccagcagggccctgtacccacgccctttgcaataaaccgcaAGTTCCAcgacctggcttcagagatctctcgtctccgtCCGTCCCGACCGTGCAACCCCCAGTCTCGCCTACACCCATCAAACATTTACAGCTCCTTGTTTCCTGCAGGTCTGTGCCACGCTCAGGGTGGATGGGCACACTTTAAAGAGCTGTTTTGTCCAGCTCTGCATGGCACGTGCTCAAGGtgtggggagcccagagctggcacagacacacaccccagtgtggagctgtgggtgtgcagggagcagctggggagcttGGTGAGTGTTCTCCAATtccactgcctgccctgcactttcccctcctgctctcactGGGCCTGGCCAAGGGTAGACCCCGAGGCAAAATACCTGCAggttttcctgcctgtgctttCCCTCCTGAAATCCAGTAACTCCAATCCTTCTGACATCCCAAATAATTCAGGAGGAACGCCTCACACCAgttccttcctttctctttccttacTCCCCTCCCTTGCAGCTTCATTGCCTTTATTAAGGATAAACATTAGTAAAGCTCCACTGGAACTCTTGATTtcaaaaaccacacaaaaagtTCCCTTTTGGAACAAAGGCTTTGGGGGAACCACTGTGATGtggaaaaagagacaaaaagtAGTTTTTAATTTGGgggggatagaatgtaagaaaataaggGTGGTGCAGAAGGTAATCTCAGCCCAGAAGAGTTGCAGCTGCACTAATCCCAAAGATTAGGACAGgcccacagctgtgtccaggaAGGATGAGAGCTATAAaagaggggctgagctgggtttgctgtgctgtgaggaggaaggagtcagagctgcagggagctgcccaTGAACAATCCCTGGGAAGGTATGGGACCTTTGCAATGAGATGATGACATTAATTCACtgataattttggttttgaggttttttttccacgtGGTTTGGAGCAGGTgatgctcagcagagctgcagagtcCCCCATGGTGCAGGACAGCCCTTCTCACAGCTCTGTGTACCTGTGCTCACCTGCAGGGAGGTGGAGCCTTGGTGCTTGCTGGCATTCCAGGGAATCAGGGACAGACAAGGCTGGAGAGCCCAAAATCTCCTCTCTTTGTCAGTGCTCACCTTGCACAAACAAACCTTTCTCTTAGAACACTGACAGTTCTCAGGAGTTGGTTGTGGCAAAGAGTTCTTGGAGACTTTCCTTCTCTAAAAACAGAAACCTTTATTTATAAGAATTAAACCATCAtgcattaaagaaaattattacacCAAACATAACTTTTTCTTGCAGATAACAATAAAATGCTTTGCAGTTACAGGTTCATGCAGTTGATTTATTCATGCATATAAATCTCCCCAAGGATGTGTGCCTTTTCAGTACCCTTTTTATGCTTTAATTTGCAGCTTATTCCAGAGTGCCTTTGTTGGAAAAACCCATGTAGTGtcttaaaaatattgatttgtGGCAtctaaatagtaaaaaaaataaaattagaggTTTGTGATGCATCTTTCCACCTGTTTTTACCTGCACCAAAGAGCAGTGAGAAAAAATGTCACTTGATGTCTAGGAAGTGCTCACCTGACTGAGGGCATTGGCTGCACAGGCTCCTAAAATGGGCTGGACTTAATAAAGCTGGactggctctgagctggctcCTGAAGGAAGCGAGTTTGGTGTGGGAGGCTGTTGTCtgtggaagaatttttttcactgagcAAGTAATTCgctgtaattaaaataaaaatgaaatggcTCTCACTGTACTATCCTCAGAGAGTTTACCAAACTAATATCCTAACTACATAAAGGCAGAGGTAATTTTTCATCCATAAGGTTTTTATGGAAATACATCTATTATTtcccaaagcagaaaatgatacgttttatttaaattgccttttctaagcaggaaggttttttttgtaatggagtTTTTTACACAACCCATAATTTATGGACCCTGGGAACAGGTGATTAAAGTGTTGCTCTCAGTCGAGGGGGAGCCTTTGACACAGCTCAAGTTCACCTATATTTACAATAGATTTTTGATAAAtgtatacaaatatataaatataaacaatattttataaaatattatatataaataataatttatataagTTATACAAATACAATTTATAGATTAATCTTCACATGAAGCTTTCCCAGGACAATGAAGCACAACACTGCCTGGGCCCATTTGTGTTTATCAGTCTGTCCTGTGTTTACAGGGCAGTTTATTTTatgttctgcttttaaaaaaaaatcagaaatcaatAGGGGCTGTTTTGAAAACAAGCAAGCTGTAATTAAAGGCAGTGATGGATAGCTCCAttggcagctcctcagcagccaATCTGGCCCATCTGCTCAGCATGCTCTGAAGGGGTTAACAGCTtttggctggcacagccctgccctgccaggctgggagggcacagggcagggctggagctgctcctggggctcaggcaggacccagcagtgccaggctggcacagccctgccctgccaggctgggagggcacagggcagggctggagctgctcctggggctcaggcaggacccagcagtgccaggctggcacagccctgcccgggTGAAGATTGCATTGCTGGGTGTAATTCCTTGGCAGTGGGGATCCATCAGCAATGggtgtgtgcagctctggggcagctcaTGGGTGTTACTGAGAACTGCTGggtgaaaagagaaataaaaccaagaaaattttCAGCAAATCACCAGAAAGTATTGAATGTCTTCAGAAAAGCTCTGGAGCTGGCTAGTGAAGAATGCATTGTTTATCTTCTAtgcaaaagggatttttaaaatgatttaaTGTTCTAAACTGATTTTTTCATGACCAGTGTTCAGTGTGTTGGCACAGAACgagtggctgtgctgtgtctgtgggtccggcacagagagctgtggggccaggggagctgggaggtgccagggctgcagctgtacctgtgcccaggtgtggggctcagcctggcacacagctcctcactgggtgctgcaggagacaGGGCTCTGTGAGTTACCCCCTCAGCTTGTGGCTTCATCTCTCTAACAGCAGCACAGTTTTCAtcacagggagagaaaagcacCTCAGGAGAGGTgattgttttgtcctttttaaaatatatatatgtagtaTACAGTTGTTTCATGGTATAGTTCTTCCATTATAATTTATTAGAATTATTACTAGTTCACAAACACTTCAGACTCCAATTAAACTTGTTTCCAACATCATGGGGAAAGGTTCCTCCTTTCTGTGAGTGTCTGGGTGGTGGCAGAGCCACGAGGGAGAAGGCAAACCGTggtaaaagcaggaaaactgcaAATGCATTGAAGGGATAATTGAGAAGTCATCACCCCTGCTATTgatttcctcccagcagagaaaGCTTTGTAGCAGATGAGAGGCTGGCTCTTCATCCTCCCACCTTGAAGAAAAGTGCTTGTGGGAGAGCATTTGGTTATTGCTCTCAGCTGGGTAAGGATCCTCCAGGGCTTTGTTGGGCTGGGTTTAACTGTTTGACTCCAGCCTAGGCAGGTTCTCTGGAAGGGGGAAATTGTTCAGGGAGCTGAAGaggtgagctgtgctgcagtggctCTGCCCTTAtcagcctgggagagcagctcaaATGTGCCAGGAATATTCTGCAGGCTCCTGTAGGACTCTGAGCTCTGTGGTAAAAGCAGGAACCTGCCCCAGCATTTGCTCATCCATCTCCATCAGCTCTGGGTTTGCTGAACCTCAGGGGtgtgagagctgctctgcctgctcagctctctctgagggccagccctgccagggagctcCTCCCTGCACAGAAAATCCAGATATCCGAGTGTCCcaccacagcagggagcagagccaacATCATTTAACAACAAATCATCAAAAACATCTCtgatcaattaaaaaaaaaaccactgaagtATTTGAGTGGCTGAGTAACCTCCAGAGCAAGAAATAACACTTGTAGCTGTGAAAAGAACCAAGtgaacagggagagagagagagagcttcATTCATAATAATGCCATCAGAGGAACCAGTAGGAGAATAATGTTACTTTATCAAATATCTTGTGTGTCTGGATCcctgtgaaaaacagaagaaaacaactgaaaaatatttacagtgagagaggagctggaggtttTAGCACAGTGTCAGGCTTATGATGTAATTGGTGTTCAGAGGCTTGAAGGaataattcacattttataAATGATATTTGAATTTTACAGGAGTatatctcaaaaaaaaccaaacaaacaaaaaaaaaaaaaccaaaagactGAGACTAGTATCtgggatttttgtgttttggttttttcagtgTAAGAGCAGGATAATTTTATAGGTGAGGCAGCTTAATTTTTGGGAAAAACAGCCAACCAGACAcactcctgctttttctttccactttctGACTCTGATCTCCGAGCACATGTCTCAGTGAAAGTGCCCAGATGTACAGCTCCAATCAGTGGAAGGTAATTAAAACTTGGGCAAagttttcctgctcctt
It includes:
- the LOC127059602 gene encoding uncharacterized protein LOC127059602 is translated as MIYCIVTGTSLFSCSLAFALALILLLLLFYALSSCLLRYYPLILSLLSGLLRAAAGSSQQGPVPTPFAINRKFHDLASEISRLRPSRPCNPQSRLHPSNIYSSLFPAGLCHAQGGWAHFKELFCPALHGTCSRCGEPRAGTDTHPSVELWVCREQLGSLVSVLQFHCLPCTFPSCSHWAWPRVDPEAKYLQVFLPVLSLLKSSNSNPSDIPNNSGGTPHTSSFLSLSLLPSLAASLPLLRINISKAPLELLISKTTQKVPFWNKGFGGTTVMWKKRQKVVFNLGGIECKKIRVVQKVISAQKSCSCTNPKD